Proteins encoded within one genomic window of Corvus hawaiiensis isolate bCorHaw1 chromosome 9, bCorHaw1.pri.cur, whole genome shotgun sequence:
- the LRRC39 gene encoding leucine-rich repeat-containing protein 39 isoform X4, with amino-acid sequence MAETAVCLGTFTAVKTLWEVRIHKINEELQKEKEFRQRSAGRLLLVWEERAALAKLKEKVINEGGRAILRIEEEEWKTLPSCLLKLIHLQEWQLHRTSLQKIPQFIGRFHSLVVLDLSRNSIESVPKEIGQLTNLQELLLSYNRIKSVPKEISNCISLERLELAVNRSICDLPPQLSDLKKLSHIDLCMNQFTTIPSALLNMPNLEWLDMGGNKLQELPDAIDRMENLHTLWLQRNEINSLPETIGNMKNLSTLVLSNNKLKDIPACMKDMTNLRFVNFRDNPLELEVTLPPCENTDEEEQQEMFGIDFMHMYIQESLKKTANLESSSGSSGSPPVMNPNE; translated from the exons ATGGCTGAAACTGCAGTTTGCCTGGGAACATTCACTGCTGTGAAGACACTCTGGGAAGTGAGAATACACAAGATAAATGAAgaattacagaaagaaaaggaattcagGCAGAGGTCTGCAGGAAG GCTACTGCTTGTCTGGGAGGAGAGAGCTGCTTTAGCAAAGCTCAAAGAAAAAGTTATTAATGAAGGTGGAAGAGCAATTTTAAGGATAGAGGAAGAAGAATGGAAG ACATTACCTTCATGCTTATTGAAACTAATCCATCTCCAGGAATGGCAGCTTCACAGAACTAGTTTGCAGAAAATTCCTCAGTTTATTGGAAGATTTCACAGTCTTGTTGTTCTGGATCTATCCCGGAATTCAATTGAAAGTGTACCTAAAGAAATTG GCCAGCTGACCAATCTCCAAGAGCTGCTTCTCAGCTACAACAGAATAAAATCTGTTCCTAAGGAAATAAGTAACTGCATCAGTCTGGAAAGACTGGAACTGGCTGTCAACAGAAGTATCTGTGATCTTCCTCCTCAG CTCAGTGATTTAAAGAAGCTTTCACACATAGATCTGTGCATGAATCAGTTTACTACCATCCCTTCAGCTCTTCTCAACATGCCAAATCTGGAATGGTTAGATATGGGGGGAAACaaactccaggagctccctgatGCAATTGACAG AATGGAGAACCTCCACACTTTATGGCTCCAAAGGAATGAAATAAACTCTTTACCAGAAACCATTGGTAATATGAAAAATCTTAGTACTCTTGTTCTTAGCAACAACAAACTTAAGGATATTCCAGCTTGTATGAAGGACATGACAAATCTGAG ATTTGTCAACTTCAGAGACAACCCACTGGAGCTAGAGGTAACACTCCCTCCATGTGAGAACACAGATGAGGAGGAGCAACAGGAAATGTTTGGCATTGACTTCATGCACATGTATATTCAGGAGTCACTCAAGAAAACAG CAAATCTGGAAAGTTCTTCTGGTTCTTCTGGTTCTCCTCCTGTCATGAATCCAAATGAATAA
- the LRRC39 gene encoding leucine-rich repeat-containing protein 39 isoform X1 encodes MAETAVCLGTFTAVKTLWEVRIHKINEELQKEKEFRQRSAGRLLLVWEERAALAKLKEKVINEGGRAILRIEEEEWKVVLTLPSCLLKLIHLQEWQLHRTSLQKIPQFIGRFHSLVVLDLSRNSIESVPKEIGQLTNLQELLLSYNRIKSVPKEISNCISLERLELAVNRSICDLPPQLSDLKKLSHIDLCMNQFTTIPSALLNMPNLEWLDMGGNKLQELPDAIDRMENLHTLWLQRNEINSLPETIGNMKNLSTLVLSNNKLKDIPACMKDMTNLRFVNFRDNPLELEVTLPPCENTDEEEQQEMFGIDFMHMYIQESLKKTGKAFLLILISPQYSEEERNELDK; translated from the exons ATGGCTGAAACTGCAGTTTGCCTGGGAACATTCACTGCTGTGAAGACACTCTGGGAAGTGAGAATACACAAGATAAATGAAgaattacagaaagaaaaggaattcagGCAGAGGTCTGCAGGAAG GCTACTGCTTGTCTGGGAGGAGAGAGCTGCTTTAGCAAAGCTCAAAGAAAAAGTTATTAATGAAGGTGGAAGAGCAATTTTAAGGATAGAGGAAGAAGAATGGAAGGTAGTGTTG ACATTACCTTCATGCTTATTGAAACTAATCCATCTCCAGGAATGGCAGCTTCACAGAACTAGTTTGCAGAAAATTCCTCAGTTTATTGGAAGATTTCACAGTCTTGTTGTTCTGGATCTATCCCGGAATTCAATTGAAAGTGTACCTAAAGAAATTG GCCAGCTGACCAATCTCCAAGAGCTGCTTCTCAGCTACAACAGAATAAAATCTGTTCCTAAGGAAATAAGTAACTGCATCAGTCTGGAAAGACTGGAACTGGCTGTCAACAGAAGTATCTGTGATCTTCCTCCTCAG CTCAGTGATTTAAAGAAGCTTTCACACATAGATCTGTGCATGAATCAGTTTACTACCATCCCTTCAGCTCTTCTCAACATGCCAAATCTGGAATGGTTAGATATGGGGGGAAACaaactccaggagctccctgatGCAATTGACAG AATGGAGAACCTCCACACTTTATGGCTCCAAAGGAATGAAATAAACTCTTTACCAGAAACCATTGGTAATATGAAAAATCTTAGTACTCTTGTTCTTAGCAACAACAAACTTAAGGATATTCCAGCTTGTATGAAGGACATGACAAATCTGAG ATTTGTCAACTTCAGAGACAACCCACTGGAGCTAGAGGTAACACTCCCTCCATGTGAGAACACAGATGAGGAGGAGCAACAGGAAATGTTTGGCATTGACTTCATGCACATGTATATTCAGGAGTCACTCAAGAAAACAGGCAAGgcttttttattaattctgaTCTCTCCACAATACAgtgaggaagagaggaatgaactGGATAAATAA
- the LRRC39 gene encoding leucine-rich repeat-containing protein 39 isoform X3, whose translation MAETAVCLGTFTAVKTLWEVRIHKINEELQKEKEFRQRSAGRLLLVWEERAALAKLKEKVINEGGRAILRIEEEEWKVVLTLPSCLLKLIHLQEWQLHRTSLQKIPQFIGRFHSLVVLDLSRNSIESVPKEIGQLTNLQELLLSYNRIKSVPKEISNCISLERLELAVNRSICDLPPQLSDLKKLSHIDLCMNQFTTIPSALLNMPNLEWLDMGGNKLQELPDAIDRMENLHTLWLQRNEINSLPETIGNMKNLSTLVLSNNKLKDIPACMKDMTNLRFVNFRDNPLELEVTLPPCENTDEEEQQEMFGIDFMHMYIQESLKKTANLESSSGSSGSPPVMNPNE comes from the exons ATGGCTGAAACTGCAGTTTGCCTGGGAACATTCACTGCTGTGAAGACACTCTGGGAAGTGAGAATACACAAGATAAATGAAgaattacagaaagaaaaggaattcagGCAGAGGTCTGCAGGAAG GCTACTGCTTGTCTGGGAGGAGAGAGCTGCTTTAGCAAAGCTCAAAGAAAAAGTTATTAATGAAGGTGGAAGAGCAATTTTAAGGATAGAGGAAGAAGAATGGAAGGTAGTGTTG ACATTACCTTCATGCTTATTGAAACTAATCCATCTCCAGGAATGGCAGCTTCACAGAACTAGTTTGCAGAAAATTCCTCAGTTTATTGGAAGATTTCACAGTCTTGTTGTTCTGGATCTATCCCGGAATTCAATTGAAAGTGTACCTAAAGAAATTG GCCAGCTGACCAATCTCCAAGAGCTGCTTCTCAGCTACAACAGAATAAAATCTGTTCCTAAGGAAATAAGTAACTGCATCAGTCTGGAAAGACTGGAACTGGCTGTCAACAGAAGTATCTGTGATCTTCCTCCTCAG CTCAGTGATTTAAAGAAGCTTTCACACATAGATCTGTGCATGAATCAGTTTACTACCATCCCTTCAGCTCTTCTCAACATGCCAAATCTGGAATGGTTAGATATGGGGGGAAACaaactccaggagctccctgatGCAATTGACAG AATGGAGAACCTCCACACTTTATGGCTCCAAAGGAATGAAATAAACTCTTTACCAGAAACCATTGGTAATATGAAAAATCTTAGTACTCTTGTTCTTAGCAACAACAAACTTAAGGATATTCCAGCTTGTATGAAGGACATGACAAATCTGAG ATTTGTCAACTTCAGAGACAACCCACTGGAGCTAGAGGTAACACTCCCTCCATGTGAGAACACAGATGAGGAGGAGCAACAGGAAATGTTTGGCATTGACTTCATGCACATGTATATTCAGGAGTCACTCAAGAAAACAG CAAATCTGGAAAGTTCTTCTGGTTCTTCTGGTTCTCCTCCTGTCATGAATCCAAATGAATAA
- the LRRC39 gene encoding leucine-rich repeat-containing protein 39 isoform X2, whose amino-acid sequence MAETAVCLGTFTAVKTLWEVRIHKINEELQKEKEFRQRSAGRLLLVWEERAALAKLKEKVINEGGRAILRIEEEEWKTLPSCLLKLIHLQEWQLHRTSLQKIPQFIGRFHSLVVLDLSRNSIESVPKEIGQLTNLQELLLSYNRIKSVPKEISNCISLERLELAVNRSICDLPPQLSDLKKLSHIDLCMNQFTTIPSALLNMPNLEWLDMGGNKLQELPDAIDRMENLHTLWLQRNEINSLPETIGNMKNLSTLVLSNNKLKDIPACMKDMTNLRFVNFRDNPLELEVTLPPCENTDEEEQQEMFGIDFMHMYIQESLKKTGKAFLLILISPQYSEEERNELDK is encoded by the exons ATGGCTGAAACTGCAGTTTGCCTGGGAACATTCACTGCTGTGAAGACACTCTGGGAAGTGAGAATACACAAGATAAATGAAgaattacagaaagaaaaggaattcagGCAGAGGTCTGCAGGAAG GCTACTGCTTGTCTGGGAGGAGAGAGCTGCTTTAGCAAAGCTCAAAGAAAAAGTTATTAATGAAGGTGGAAGAGCAATTTTAAGGATAGAGGAAGAAGAATGGAAG ACATTACCTTCATGCTTATTGAAACTAATCCATCTCCAGGAATGGCAGCTTCACAGAACTAGTTTGCAGAAAATTCCTCAGTTTATTGGAAGATTTCACAGTCTTGTTGTTCTGGATCTATCCCGGAATTCAATTGAAAGTGTACCTAAAGAAATTG GCCAGCTGACCAATCTCCAAGAGCTGCTTCTCAGCTACAACAGAATAAAATCTGTTCCTAAGGAAATAAGTAACTGCATCAGTCTGGAAAGACTGGAACTGGCTGTCAACAGAAGTATCTGTGATCTTCCTCCTCAG CTCAGTGATTTAAAGAAGCTTTCACACATAGATCTGTGCATGAATCAGTTTACTACCATCCCTTCAGCTCTTCTCAACATGCCAAATCTGGAATGGTTAGATATGGGGGGAAACaaactccaggagctccctgatGCAATTGACAG AATGGAGAACCTCCACACTTTATGGCTCCAAAGGAATGAAATAAACTCTTTACCAGAAACCATTGGTAATATGAAAAATCTTAGTACTCTTGTTCTTAGCAACAACAAACTTAAGGATATTCCAGCTTGTATGAAGGACATGACAAATCTGAG ATTTGTCAACTTCAGAGACAACCCACTGGAGCTAGAGGTAACACTCCCTCCATGTGAGAACACAGATGAGGAGGAGCAACAGGAAATGTTTGGCATTGACTTCATGCACATGTATATTCAGGAGTCACTCAAGAAAACAGGCAAGgcttttttattaattctgaTCTCTCCACAATACAgtgaggaagagaggaatgaactGGATAAATAA